A stretch of the Sterolibacterium denitrificans genome encodes the following:
- a CDS encoding DUF3560 domain-containing protein has product MNSYEAKQAARKARFEERAAKASAESASTYDRARSMGQSIPFGQPILIGHHSEQRDRNFRNRIHDTYGKAFALQDKASHYASKAASVGTGGISSDDPEAIQKLRAELAHVEASQERMKAANKAIRAHKTPEDQAAALVALGFTEAQAAEAVKPDFCGRVGFPSYALSNNNANARRIKGRIAELEKRGQREDVEKEGDGYTYREDTEENRVMFVFPGKPDEATRAVLKRNAFKWSPSRGAWVRQLNNAGLWAAKCVREALDKAEPTA; this is encoded by the coding sequence ATGAACAGCTACGAAGCCAAGCAAGCCGCCCGCAAGGCCCGTTTTGAAGAACGCGCCGCGAAGGCCAGCGCCGAGAGCGCAAGCACCTACGACCGCGCCCGCAGCATGGGCCAGTCCATCCCCTTCGGTCAGCCCATCTTGATCGGTCATCACAGCGAACAGCGCGACCGCAATTTCCGCAACCGCATCCATGACACCTACGGCAAAGCCTTTGCGCTGCAAGACAAGGCCAGCCACTACGCCAGCAAGGCGGCGAGTGTCGGCACGGGCGGCATTTCCAGTGACGACCCCGAGGCCATTCAGAAGCTGCGCGCCGAACTGGCGCACGTCGAGGCATCGCAGGAACGCATGAAGGCCGCGAACAAGGCCATCCGCGCCCACAAGACCCCCGAAGACCAGGCCGCCGCGCTGGTGGCCCTTGGCTTCACCGAGGCGCAGGCCGCCGAGGCAGTCAAGCCCGACTTCTGCGGCCGTGTCGGTTTCCCGTCCTACGCCTTGAGCAACAACAACGCGAACGCCCGCCGCATCAAGGGCCGTATCGCCGAACTGGAAAAGCGCGGCCAGCGTGAAGACGTGGAGAAGGAAGGCGACGGCTACACCTACCGCGAAGACACCGAGGAAAACCGCGTCATGTTCGTGTTCCCCGGCAAGCCCGACGAGGCCACCCGTGCCGTGTTGAAGCGCAACGCCTTCAAGTGGTCGCCGAGCCGTGGCGCATGGGTTCGCCAGTTGAACAACGCCGGTTTGTGGGCCGCCAAGTGCGTGCGCGAGGCGCTGGACAAGGCCGAGCCGACCGCCTGA
- the ssb gene encoding single-stranded DNA-binding protein, producing the protein MASLNKTTLIGNLGTDPDVRYMPDGTPTATVSLATTDTWKDKATGERKEKTEWHRVVFFKGLAEVVGQYLKKGSQIYVEGKLRTRKWTDKDGIDRYTTEIVGREMQMLGKKDGKDVPNAPKGDVPPPAADEGDDIPF; encoded by the coding sequence ATGGCCTCTCTCAATAAAACGACCCTCATCGGCAACCTGGGCACCGACCCGGACGTGCGCTACATGCCGGACGGCACGCCTACCGCCACCGTCAGCCTGGCCACGACCGACACGTGGAAAGACAAGGCCACCGGCGAGCGCAAGGAAAAGACGGAATGGCATCGCGTGGTGTTCTTCAAGGGCCTGGCCGAAGTCGTCGGCCAGTACCTCAAGAAAGGTTCGCAAATCTACGTCGAGGGCAAGCTGCGCACCCGCAAATGGACGGACAAGGACGGCATCGACCGCTACACCACGGAAATCGTGGGACGCGAAATGCAGATGCTTGGCAAGAAGGACGGCAAGGACGTGCCGAATGCACCCAAGGGCGACGTGCCGCCGCCCGCAGCCGACGAAGGCGACGACATTCCGTTCTGA
- a CDS encoding DUF2761 domain-containing protein — translation MAKFHQPKAPGYVCPKTGRVAVLAADLARSDMNGDAWAYFYNEEAGRMGLEAWRLVEGIDPNTHGNEFDVCFANGTFKTVGPLMTVFLGAADAARLAEELTSKNA, via the coding sequence ATGGCCAAGTTCCATCAACCGAAGGCACCGGGCTACGTCTGCCCGAAAACCGGCCGGGTGGCCGTCCTGGCGGCCGACCTGGCCCGCAGTGACATGAACGGCGACGCATGGGCCTACTTCTACAACGAGGAAGCCGGCCGCATGGGCTTGGAAGCCTGGCGGCTGGTCGAGGGCATCGACCCGAACACCCACGGCAACGAGTTCGACGTGTGCTTTGCGAACGGCACGTTCAAGACCGTGGGGCCGCTGATGACCGTCTTTCTTGGTGCCGCCGATGCTGCGCGCCTGGCCGAAGAATTGACAAGCAAAAACGCTTGA
- a CDS encoding ParA family protein, producing the protein MKILAVANQKGGVGKSTLTVHLAYAALEAGLRVLVVDMDKQGSLSLTFPASAGAAPGLLASKLFDAESSEARPEAIADKLAIIRADNGLLAIDKAENQVIRRPGVALRRFAEDFDLCLIDTPPLLGVRLMASLAASDFVVTPVSVGLYELAGVADLMQTIHVVRTQGFNPRLRHVGILPMKTNNRSTEERQALAALRERYGAAILPEVLPERAPVRKAIAKRRPVWVATKGDGHLKAAQEWRAACESVLGRMGK; encoded by the coding sequence ATGAAAATCTTGGCTGTAGCGAACCAGAAGGGAGGCGTCGGTAAAAGCACGCTTACCGTGCATTTGGCCTATGCCGCGCTGGAAGCTGGCTTGCGCGTGCTGGTGGTCGATATGGACAAGCAAGGCAGCTTGTCCCTGACCTTCCCGGCCAGCGCCGGGGCAGCGCCTGGCCTGCTGGCATCGAAGCTGTTTGATGCCGAATCGAGCGAAGCCCGGCCGGAGGCCATCGCCGACAAGCTGGCGATCATCCGCGCCGACAATGGCTTGCTGGCCATCGACAAGGCAGAGAACCAGGTCATCCGCCGCCCTGGCGTGGCGCTGCGCCGCTTCGCCGAGGACTTCGACCTTTGCCTGATCGACACGCCGCCGCTGCTTGGCGTGCGCCTGATGGCTTCGCTGGCCGCGTCCGATTTCGTCGTGACCCCGGTTTCCGTGGGCCTCTACGAACTCGCGGGCGTGGCCGACCTCATGCAGACCATTCATGTTGTCCGCACCCAGGGTTTCAATCCCCGCCTGCGGCATGTCGGCATCCTGCCCATGAAGACCAACAACCGCAGCACCGAGGAACGCCAGGCGCTGGCGGCCCTGCGCGAACGCTATGGCGCGGCCATCCTGCCGGAAGTTCTGCCCGAGCGTGCGCCGGTGCGCAAGGCCATTGCCAAGCGCCGCCCCGTGTGGGTGGCCACGAAAGGCGACGGCCATTTGAAGGCCGCCCAGGAATGGCGCGCGGCCTGCGAATCCGTCCTTGGGAGAATGGGCAAATGA
- a CDS encoding ParB/RepB/Spo0J family partition protein: MSAAKTPKTKTKDQKGTETVKPAENAFAGVADVLGAGIDALFGQSDDPEFMVNLDDIEIVDQVREQMEDDEQDLIGLGESLAKYQIQAIFLRIMPAGHPKPYRLVAGERRYRAARVKGLAQLRAKARELTDEEAEDLQFAENIHRKNLTQIEEAKKIQRDLDRLGSVEAVLEKHQKSRSWLSKVLSLLNLPEQAKRLVAENVSADVEVINTVKTIEKADPEAAKELVEDLKATRGKSNAREKAQAAKEKVKPSKKPKADKKAAGGPVATPKDRSQEEPGPVSVFAGEKSDDSADNGLTGADPFAADGGEASTEDGSAASAESAPRPVAFAPAEALNKAYVNIFEFGSSPKTVLDVLSAEEREAVDAWLHSFYDAGVAVKDVGRAVIQGFRNGQFSSDGDGAFALVAFLHGADSDAKYNLLNVFGSFKE, encoded by the coding sequence ATGAGCGCCGCCAAGACCCCCAAGACCAAGACCAAAGACCAGAAGGGAACTGAAACCGTGAAGCCTGCTGAAAACGCTTTCGCCGGTGTCGCCGATGTGTTGGGCGCTGGCATTGACGCCCTGTTTGGACAGAGCGATGACCCCGAATTCATGGTGAATCTGGACGACATTGAAATTGTCGATCAGGTACGCGAGCAGATGGAGGATGACGAGCAAGACTTGATCGGCCTTGGCGAGAGCCTGGCCAAGTACCAGATTCAAGCCATCTTCCTGCGCATCATGCCCGCTGGCCACCCAAAGCCTTACCGGCTGGTGGCGGGCGAGCGCCGCTATCGCGCGGCACGCGTCAAGGGCCTGGCGCAGCTTCGCGCCAAGGCCCGCGAACTGACGGACGAGGAAGCCGAAGACTTGCAGTTTGCCGAGAACATCCACCGCAAGAACCTGACGCAGATCGAGGAAGCCAAGAAGATCCAGCGCGACCTTGACCGCTTGGGCAGCGTGGAGGCCGTGCTTGAGAAGCACCAGAAAAGCCGTTCCTGGCTTTCCAAGGTGCTGTCGCTGCTGAACCTGCCCGAGCAGGCCAAGCGGCTGGTGGCCGAGAACGTCAGCGCCGATGTGGAAGTCATCAACACGGTAAAGACCATCGAGAAGGCCGACCCCGAGGCCGCCAAGGAATTGGTCGAAGACCTCAAGGCCACGCGCGGCAAGAGCAACGCCCGCGAGAAGGCCCAGGCCGCCAAGGAAAAGGTCAAGCCGAGCAAGAAGCCCAAGGCCGACAAGAAGGCCGCAGGCGGGCCGGTGGCCACGCCGAAAGACCGCAGCCAGGAGGAACCCGGCCCCGTGTCGGTTTTCGCGGGCGAGAAATCCGACGACAGCGCCGACAACGGCCTGACTGGGGCCGACCCGTTTGCAGCCGATGGCGGCGAGGCTTCGACCGAGGACGGCAGCGCGGCTAGCGCCGAGAGCGCACCGCGCCCGGTGGCCTTCGCCCCGGCCGAGGCGCTGAACAAAGCCTACGTCAATATCTTCGAGTTCGGCAGCAGCCCGAAGACGGTCTTGGACGTGTTGAGCGCCGAGGAACGCGAAGCCGTCGATGCTTGGCTGCACTCGTTCTACGATGCAGGCGTGGCGGTCAAGGACGTGGGCCGGGCCGTCATCCAGGGTTTTCGCAATGGCCAATTTTCCAGTGATGGCGACGGCGCGTTTGCCCTTGTTGCCTTTCTGCACGGGGCCGACAGCGACGCGAAATACAACCTGCTGAACGTCTTCGGCAGCTTCAAGGAATGA
- a CDS encoding TrfB-related DNA-binding protein has product MTAAEFEAVRPLLNISDDRIEAARLALVEGRTLQAIGDQFGWSRQAVGDAVSVVWKKLEDYRESQRVAANAGALLPPGWEQVTLIAPSHLIAKFRGEIAQASPQPESKKAAAPRTKRKE; this is encoded by the coding sequence ATGACCGCAGCCGAATTCGAGGCCGTGCGGCCGCTGCTGAATATCTCGGATGACCGCATCGAGGCCGCACGCCTGGCCCTCGTTGAGGGCCGGACGTTGCAGGCCATAGGCGATCAATTCGGCTGGTCGAGGCAGGCCGTAGGCGATGCGGTCAGTGTCGTTTGGAAGAAGCTGGAAGACTACCGCGAATCGCAGCGCGTGGCCGCGAATGCGGGCGCGCTGCTGCCCCCCGGTTGGGAGCAAGTCACGCTCATTGCCCCGAGCCACTTGATTGCCAAGTTCCGGGGCGAAATCGCCCAGGCTTCGCCGCAGCCCGAGAGCAAGAAGGCGGCCGCACCCAGGACGAAGCGCAAGGAGTAA
- the trfA gene encoding plasmid replication initiator TrfA: MKKASDITDGVLANDKGTGQIDKMQRSAYLNSKGIKPSAQFQLDLIFPDTIGDREGLRHIPNDYARSSIFTARNKREPRRTLMHEKLFHYNEHVSILYTGIELRAEDDEIVWLQILSYGKRVALGEPFEFSIKDLVADVGWHKNGRYYDKARECISRLKANEVLAINKKAYGKSGALSLIQNYTAINDENGKPTHYRVWIDPNLIVLFAGNTFTSHAWETYRDLSPVARRLADYIESHKHPFPLALAKFRDICGSNDTNPSSWRQTVKKACAEVQAAQIAKIAFLSDDDNIRVGND; the protein is encoded by the coding sequence ATGAAAAAAGCGTCAGACATTACCGATGGTGTATTGGCCAACGACAAGGGCACCGGGCAGATCGACAAGATGCAGCGGTCGGCCTATCTCAACAGCAAGGGCATCAAGCCGAGCGCGCAGTTTCAGCTTGACTTGATCTTCCCTGACACCATCGGCGACCGCGAAGGCCTGCGGCACATCCCGAACGACTACGCCCGTTCGTCCATCTTCACGGCCCGCAACAAGCGCGAGCCGCGCCGCACGCTCATGCACGAAAAACTGTTCCACTACAACGAGCATGTTTCCATCCTCTACACCGGCATCGAGCTACGAGCCGAGGACGACGAAATCGTGTGGCTGCAAATCCTCAGCTACGGCAAGCGAGTTGCGCTTGGCGAGCCGTTCGAGTTCTCCATCAAAGACCTGGTGGCCGATGTTGGATGGCACAAGAATGGCCGCTACTACGACAAGGCCCGCGAATGCATCAGCCGCTTGAAGGCCAACGAAGTGCTGGCCATCAACAAGAAGGCTTACGGCAAGAGCGGCGCGTTATCGCTCATCCAGAACTACACCGCGATCAACGACGAGAACGGCAAGCCCACGCATTACCGCGTGTGGATTGACCCCAATCTGATCGTGCTGTTCGCTGGCAACACCTTCACCAGTCACGCATGGGAGACATACCGCGACCTGTCGCCCGTGGCCCGCCGCTTGGCCGACTACATCGAGAGCCATAAGCACCCCTTCCCGCTCGCGCTGGCCAAGTTCCGCGATATATGCGGCTCCAACGACACCAACCCGTCAAGCTGGCGGCAGACCGTCAAGAAGGCTTGCGCCGAGGTGCAGGCGGCGCAGATCGCCAAGATTGCCTTCCTGTCCGACGATGACAATATCCGTGTCGGCAACGACTAG
- a CDS encoding DNA-binding protein, with the protein MGRIAAHTQEQVFEAADKLAAEGQEVTATTLREVLGRGSFSTLGKHIDAWQQARKAAPVPVVIDMPESVKAAFAQCWQAAAAEAGKEIAAIREKADAEIKGTKRRLDEALVEVERLEEDANTDAAALETAQASLAQTAKDAQQAATDAAAREAALSATAEQMQKQIEAQQAELARVHAEADAARSQHAAEVARLTGDFSRQLAEQTTALQAAQGEADRLRGQLAEASEKLDAASARERVKIEEAAKAKADAERLADQLKEQKARSVEVIGKLEKSKQGLEADLSASRKEAKAAGADQARAQGELEALRTQVAHLNDTIRSLAAPGEKKGKGGAS; encoded by the coding sequence ATGGGACGCATCGCAGCACACACGCAGGAACAGGTTTTCGAGGCCGCCGACAAGCTGGCGGCCGAAGGCCAGGAGGTCACGGCAACCACGTTGCGCGAGGTTCTCGGGCGCGGCAGCTTCTCGACCCTTGGGAAGCACATCGACGCTTGGCAACAGGCGCGCAAGGCCGCGCCGGTGCCTGTCGTGATCGACATGCCGGAGAGCGTGAAGGCCGCCTTCGCGCAGTGCTGGCAGGCAGCAGCCGCCGAGGCAGGCAAAGAGATTGCCGCCATCCGCGAGAAGGCAGACGCCGAAATTAAGGGCACCAAGCGGCGCTTGGATGAAGCCCTGGTCGAAGTAGAGCGGCTGGAAGAAGACGCGAACACCGACGCGGCGGCGCTGGAAACGGCGCAAGCCAGCCTGGCGCAGACCGCCAAGGATGCGCAGCAGGCGGCCACCGACGCCGCCGCCCGTGAGGCGGCTTTGTCGGCCACCGCCGAGCAGATGCAAAAGCAGATCGAAGCGCAGCAAGCCGAGCTTGCCCGCGTTCATGCCGAGGCCGACGCAGCCCGCAGCCAGCACGCGGCCGAGGTCGCCCGCTTGACTGGCGACTTTTCCCGGCAGCTTGCCGAGCAGACCACCGCCTTACAGGCCGCCCAGGGCGAAGCCGACCGCTTGCGCGGCCAACTTGCCGAGGCCTCCGAGAAACTGGACGCGGCCAGCGCCCGCGAACGGGTGAAGATCGAAGAAGCCGCCAAGGCAAAGGCCGACGCCGAGCGCCTGGCCGATCAGCTCAAGGAACAGAAGGCGCGCAGCGTGGAAGTCATCGGCAAGCTGGAAAAGAGCAAGCAGGGCTTGGAGGCCGACTTGTCGGCCAGCCGCAAGGAAGCCAAGGCGGCGGGCGCAGACCAGGCCCGCGCACAAGGCGAGCTTGAGGCGCTGCGCACTCAAGTGGCACACCTGAACGACACCATCCGCAGCCTGGCCGCGCCGGGCGAGAAGAAGGGCAAGGGAGGTGCATCGTGA
- a CDS encoding DNA cytosine methyltransferase: MEAIDLFAGAGGFSEGARLAGVRVTWAANHWRQAVEYHGQNHPETVHACQDLQQADWREVPGHDVMLASPACQGHSPARGKEKPHHDALRSTAWAVVSCAECYRAPVVIVENVRDFVRWTLYPAWCDAMQRLGYAIAPHLIDAADHGVPQHRERLFLICTQSRHPLHLDLPKRPHRPIADVIEWDAHEWSQIERPGRSAKTLQRVAAGRARFGARFVAPYYSGGSGLTGRSIDRPIGTITTRDRWAVIDGDRMRMLRVSEAKAAMGFRADYVLPEGHKDALFMLGNAVCPPVPADILAAVREVA, encoded by the coding sequence ATGGAAGCAATCGACCTTTTCGCGGGCGCAGGCGGTTTCAGTGAAGGTGCGCGGCTGGCTGGCGTGCGCGTGACATGGGCGGCAAACCACTGGCGGCAGGCCGTGGAGTACCACGGGCAGAACCACCCGGAAACGGTTCATGCTTGCCAGGACTTGCAACAAGCCGACTGGCGCGAGGTGCCCGGCCATGACGTGATGCTTGCATCGCCCGCGTGCCAGGGTCACAGCCCGGCACGGGGCAAGGAGAAGCCGCACCATGACGCCCTGCGCTCGACCGCGTGGGCGGTTGTGTCCTGCGCCGAGTGCTACCGTGCGCCGGTTGTCATCGTTGAGAACGTGCGCGACTTCGTGCGCTGGACGCTCTACCCGGCTTGGTGCGATGCCATGCAGCGGCTTGGCTATGCCATCGCGCCGCACTTGATTGATGCCGCCGATCATGGCGTGCCGCAGCACCGCGAGCGCCTTTTCCTGATCTGCACCCAATCGAGGCACCCGCTACACCTTGACTTGCCCAAGCGCCCGCATCGACCGATAGCGGACGTGATCGAGTGGGATGCACACGAATGGAGCCAGATCGAGCGCCCCGGCCGCAGCGCCAAGACCTTGCAGCGCGTGGCCGCAGGCCGCGCCCGCTTTGGTGCGCGCTTCGTTGCGCCCTACTACTCGGGCGGCAGCGGTTTGACTGGCCGCAGCATCGACCGGCCTATTGGCACCATCACCACCCGCGACCGCTGGGCCGTGATCGACGGCGACCGCATGCGCATGCTTCGCGTGTCGGAGGCCAAGGCCGCAATGGGCTTTCGGGCCGACTACGTTTTGCCGGAGGGCCACAAAGACGCCCTTTTCATGCTTGGCAATGCGGTATGCCCGCCAGTGCCTGCCGACATTCTGGCGGCCGTGCGCGAGGTGGCGTAA
- a CDS encoding thermonuclease family protein: protein MKHSFRKAVTLYATLLFAFGLAAPGLAQQRAATGPVTGVSDGDTFYMVIDGERVRLRLAQIDAPEKAQPFGRRAEQSLRDLIGKRKVTVTWAQADQYGRPVVQVEADGLNINAEQVRRGFAWAWPRYVTDPRLFDLQAEARAERRGLWADPNPVEPWVWRQVQKNRPR, encoded by the coding sequence ATGAAGCACTCTTTTCGTAAAGCCGTTACGTTATACGCTACGCTACTTTTTGCCTTCGGCCTGGCCGCGCCCGGCCTGGCGCAGCAGCGGGCCGCCACCGGCCCGGTGACGGGCGTATCCGATGGCGACACCTTCTATATGGTCATCGACGGCGAGCGCGTGCGCTTGCGCCTTGCACAGATCGACGCACCGGAGAAGGCGCAGCCCTTCGGCCGAAGGGCCGAGCAATCCTTGCGCGACCTGATCGGCAAGCGGAAAGTCACCGTTACATGGGCGCAGGCCGACCAGTACGGGCGGCCGGTTGTCCAGGTCGAGGCGGATGGCTTGAACATCAACGCGGAGCAGGTGCGCCGGGGCTTTGCGTGGGCCTGGCCCCGCTACGTCACCGACCCGCGCCTGTTCGACTTGCAGGCCGAGGCGCGAGCCGAGCGCCGGGGTTTGTGGGCAGACCCGAACCCGGTTGAACCGTGGGTTTGGCGGCAGGTTCAGAAAAATCGGCCCCGCTGA
- a CDS encoding recombinase family protein, which produces MTANKAVSLPSYFGYLRVSTDSQDVESQKLGLLEYANRHGFAPMSLTAETVSRAADWKGRELGALLDRAGRGDVICTPEFTRLAATPGQVFTFLEAAASKGVVLHITKTGTVMDGSMQSQLLAAAFSMASMIELSFIRERTREGLRRAKSEGKRLGRPPGASGRLKLDEHEDEIKGYLAIGLPKRKMAKALGVAYNTLARFIERKGLVSSKKA; this is translated from the coding sequence ATGACCGCAAACAAGGCGGTTTCCTTGCCAAGCTACTTCGGTTATCTGCGCGTATCGACGGACAGCCAGGACGTGGAGAGCCAGAAGCTAGGACTACTGGAATATGCGAACCGTCATGGCTTCGCGCCCATGAGCTTGACCGCCGAGACAGTCAGCCGGGCCGCCGACTGGAAGGGCCGCGAACTCGGGGCGCTGCTGGACAGGGCAGGGCGCGGCGACGTGATATGCACACCGGAATTCACGCGGCTGGCGGCAACGCCTGGCCAGGTCTTCACCTTCTTGGAGGCGGCAGCGAGTAAAGGTGTAGTGCTGCACATCACGAAGACCGGCACCGTCATGGACGGTTCCATGCAAAGCCAGCTTCTAGCGGCAGCGTTTTCGATGGCGTCAATGATTGAACTGTCGTTCATCCGCGAGCGCACCAGGGAGGGCTTACGGCGAGCCAAGAGCGAAGGGAAGCGACTCGGGCGACCGCCAGGCGCAAGCGGGCGTTTGAAGCTGGACGAGCACGAGGACGAAATCAAGGGCTATCTGGCCATCGGTTTGCCCAAGCGGAAAATGGCCAAGGCTTTGGGCGTGGCTTACAACACACTGGCGCGGTTCATCGAAAGAAAAGGGCTTGTGTCAAGTAAAAAGGCTTGA
- a CDS encoding zeta toxin family protein — MTRGSKLDPERHESIYTDKIAARYLPKSTPQEQPHAVITGGQPGAGKSGITANAIERFKDTGYVLVDADKLRPHHPEYMRLMREDDRTAANLTHADCGPWATRLLRDGVEGRRNIIIDQTSRDPEALARAAQGLKQAGYTVELHVMAVSSAVSEQRIQQRYEGQREKDGFGRFSTKDKHDEAYAGVAKTVASVEEGRQVDRLCLYDHKVKPIYENRLEGGEWEHQPRAREVFEGERARPMTLQERKDYAKGFDDLANLLAKPERQASAEEIRKIADLQREAKAAVAAEVFRQEPPEKAVQQHPELAPAYGYVRAREAKAEADGLSEQQRAIVMARVRETVAERIERGDVPSVQIREERQVKAEQQRDPER, encoded by the coding sequence ATGACTAGGGGTAGCAAACTAGACCCCGAACGCCACGAGTCGATTTATACCGACAAGATTGCGGCCCGCTACCTGCCCAAGAGTACGCCGCAGGAGCAGCCGCACGCCGTTATCACTGGCGGCCAGCCTGGTGCGGGAAAGTCGGGCATTACTGCTAATGCGATAGAGCGGTTCAAGGACACCGGTTATGTACTGGTCGATGCCGACAAGCTGCGCCCGCACCATCCCGAGTACATGCGCCTCATGCGGGAAGATGATAGAACGGCCGCCAACCTTACGCACGCCGATTGCGGCCCGTGGGCCACACGGCTGCTGCGTGATGGCGTGGAGGGGCGGCGGAATATCATCATCGACCAAACATCGCGTGACCCCGAGGCGTTGGCCAGGGCTGCGCAGGGGTTGAAGCAGGCGGGTTATACGGTTGAATTGCATGTGATGGCTGTTTCATCAGCAGTCAGTGAGCAGCGCATCCAACAGCGGTACGAGGGCCAGCGTGAGAAAGACGGCTTCGGGCGCTTTTCCACGAAGGATAAGCACGATGAGGCGTATGCGGGAGTCGCCAAGACTGTTGCATCGGTGGAGGAGGGCAGGCAGGTAGATCGCTTGTGCCTCTATGACCACAAGGTCAAGCCGATTTATGAAAACCGCCTTGAAGGCGGCGAATGGGAGCATCAACCGCGTGCGCGGGAGGTTTTTGAGGGCGAGCGTGCCCGGCCGATGACGTTGCAAGAGCGCAAGGACTACGCCAAGGGCTTTGACGACCTGGCCAACTTGTTGGCGAAACCGGAGCGCCAGGCCAGCGCCGAGGAAATCCGCAAAATCGCCGATCTACAACGCGAGGCCAAGGCCGCCGTGGCGGCCGAGGTATTTCGCCAGGAGCCGCCCGAAAAGGCCGTGCAGCAGCATCCCGAGCTTGCCCCGGCTTACGGCTACGTTCGCGCCCGCGAAGCCAAGGCCGAGGCGGACGGCTTGAGCGAGCAGCAGCGGGCCATCGTCATGGCCCGCGTGCGCGAGACTGTCGCCGAGCGCATTGAGCGCGGCGACGTGCCAAGCGTGCAGATTCGGGAAGAACGCCAAGTGAAGGCCGAGCAGCAGCGCGACCCCGAGCGTTGA
- the stbB gene encoding StbB family protein: MKVAVLNFSGNVGKTTVAGHLLKPRMGDAPIYSIESINTGADADGLDVEKMRGKKFGELVDELMPLDTAIIDVGASNVEDFLKLMQQFDGSHEEFDFFVVPVVKEKKVQADTVNTIRALQKLGIEKKRIRLVFNKVEVDEAVADEFAALFGLAESEKSFVVKPEATIYANEVFERLKAVGKSLGEITADETDYRARLRQATDEDEKELCVRMVALKRLAVTANKNLDDVFKALFK; encoded by the coding sequence ATGAAAGTTGCTGTCCTGAATTTTTCGGGCAACGTGGGCAAGACCACGGTTGCCGGTCATCTGCTCAAGCCCCGCATGGGTGACGCGCCGATCTACTCCATCGAGTCGATCAACACGGGGGCCGATGCTGACGGCCTGGACGTGGAAAAGATGCGCGGCAAGAAGTTCGGCGAACTGGTCGATGAACTGATGCCGCTGGACACGGCGATCATCGACGTGGGCGCGTCGAACGTCGAAGACTTCTTGAAGCTGATGCAGCAGTTCGACGGCTCGCACGAAGAATTCGATTTCTTCGTGGTGCCCGTGGTCAAGGAAAAGAAGGTGCAGGCCGACACAGTGAATACCATCCGCGCCCTGCAAAAGCTCGGCATCGAGAAGAAGCGCATCCGCCTGGTGTTCAACAAGGTCGAAGTCGATGAGGCCGTGGCCGACGAGTTCGCCGCCTTGTTCGGCCTGGCCGAATCCGAAAAATCGTTCGTGGTGAAGCCGGAGGCCACCATCTACGCGAATGAGGTTTTCGAGCGGTTGAAGGCGGTCGGGAAGTCCCTCGGGGAAATCACGGCCGACGAAACCGACTACCGCGCCCGGCTTCGCCAGGCCACCGATGAGGATGAAAAGGAACTATGCGTTCGCATGGTGGCCTTGAAGCGCCTCGCCGTGACGGCCAACAAGAACCTGGACGATGTTTTCAAAGCCTTGTTCAAGTAA